The following coding sequences lie in one Alosa sapidissima isolate fAloSap1 chromosome 15, fAloSap1.pri, whole genome shotgun sequence genomic window:
- the paf1 gene encoding RNA polymerase II-associated factor 1 homolog — translation MAPTIQTQAQREDGHRTSSHRTVPERSGVVCRVKYCNSLPDIPFDPKFITYPFDQHRFVQYKATSLEKQHKHDLLTEPDLGVTIDLINPDTYRIDPNILLDPADEKLLEEDIQAPTSSKRSQQHAKVVPWMRKTEYISTEFNRYGVSNEKVEVKIGVSVKQQFTEEEIYKDRDSQIAAIEKTFEDAQKAIPQHYSKPRVTPVEVLPVFPDFKMWINPCAQVIFDSDPAPKDISGPAGVDMMSQAMIRGMMDEEGNQFVAYFLPNEETMRKRKRDVEEDIEFMPEELYEYKIAREYNWNVKNKASKGYEENYFFIFRDGDGVYYNELETRVRLSKRRAKAGAQSTTNAMLVCNHRDMNEKELEAQEARKAQLENHEPEDEEDIDIDKDIQESGDEKEKGSESENSDSESEHEEEEPHERDEDEEEEESAKRPRRASGSGSESGDERQARETRADEEEIFGSDDDSDDDGDDKAGSGDGGGGRSSGSEDEEEEDGGRRRSGSASPPHSSSDHSEAGQQSGSERGSDSSDASDSD, via the exons ATGGCTCCAACAATCCAAACTCAAGCTCAACGTGAAGACGGCCACAG GACCTCTTCACACAGAACCGTCCCAGAGAG GTCTGGCGTTGTGTGTCGGGTGAAGTACTGCAACAGCCTCCCTGACATACCCTTCGACCCGAAGTTCATCACGTACCCGTTTGATCAGCACAG ATTTGTACAATACAAGGCTACTTCACTAGAGAAACAACACAAGCATGACCTGTTGACGGAACCCGATCTTGGGGTCACGATTGACCTCATCAACCCAGATACCTATCGTATAGATCCTAACA TTCTCCTTGACCCAGCTGATGAGAAACTACTAGAAGAGGACATCCAGGCTCCTACAAGTTCGAAGAG ATCTCAGCAGCATGCTAAGGTAGTGCCCTGGATGAGGAAGACTGAGTACATCTCCACAGAGTTCAATAGATATGGCGTTTCCAATGAGAAAGTGGAAGTCAA GATTGGTGTTTCAGTCAAGCAGCAGTTCACAGAGGAAGAAATCTACAAAGACAGGGACAGTCAGATTGCGGCCATTGAAAAGACATTTGAAGATGCACAGAAAGCT ATCCCACAGCACTACAGCAAACCCAGAGTCACTCCAGTGGAGGTTTTGCCTGTCTTCCCTGACTTTAAG ATGTGGATCAACCCGTGTGCTCAGGTCATCTTCGACTCTGACCCTGCTCCCAAAGACATATCTGGCCCTGCTGGTGTGGATATGATGTCTCAGGCTATGATCAG GGGTATGATGGATGAGGAAGGAAACCAGTTTGTGGCATACTTCCTGCCCAACGAGGAAACCATGCGCAAGCGCAAGAGAGACGTTGAGGAGGACATTGAATTCATGCCAGAAGAATT GTATGAATACAAGATTGCCAGGGAGTACAACTGGAATGTGAAGAACAAGGCCAGCAAGGGCTATGAGGAGAATTACTTCTTCATCTTCAGAGATGGAGATGGGGTCTACTACAACGAACTGGAGACCAG AGTACGTCTGAGCAAGAGAAGAGCCAAGGCTGGAGCGCAGTCCACCACCAACGCCATGCTGGTGTGCAACCACAGAGACATGAACGAGAAGGAGCTGGAGGCCCAG GAAGCCCGCAAAGCTCAGCTGGAGAACCACGAGcccgaggatgaggaggacaTTGACATCGACAAGGACATCCAGGAGTCTG GCGACGAGAAGGAGAAGGGCAGCGAGAGCGAGAACTCTGACAGCGAGTCAGAgcatgaggaagaggagccTCACGAGCGCgacgaggatgaggaggaagaagagagcgCCAAGCGGCCGCGACGGGCGAGTGGCAGCGGCAGCGAGAGCGGCGACGAGCGGCAGGCGCGGGAGACGCGCGCCGACGAGGAGGAGATCTTTGGGAGTGACGACGACAGCGATGACGATGGCGACGATAAAGCGGGCAGTGGTGACGGCGGCGGAGGACGCAGCAGCGGCagcgaggatgaggaggaggaagatggcgGAAGGAGGAGGAGCGGGAGCGCCTCACCGCCGCACAGCAGCAGTGACCACTCGGAGGCTGGCCAGCAGAGTGGCAGCGAACGTGGCTCTGACTCAAGTGACGCCAGCGACAGCGACTGA
- the gmfg gene encoding glia maturation factor gamma → MADSLVVCEVDESLKEKLKKFRFRKETNNAAILMKIDMVKQLVVVEEEYEDITLDDLREELPERQPRFIVYSYKYNHADGRVSYPLCFIFSSPVGCKPEQQMMYAGSKNRLVQTAELTKVFETRNADDLTEEWLKNKLAFFR, encoded by the exons ATG GCAGATTCTCTCGTAGTATGTGAAGTGGATGAAAGCCTGAAGGAAAAACTGAAGAAGTTCCGTTTCCGAAAAGAGACAAACAATGCAGCCATACTAA TGAAGATTGACATGGTAAAACAACTGGTAGTGGTGGAAGAGGAGTATGAG GATATTACTCTTGATGACTTGAGGGAAGAGCTCCCTGAACGTCAGCCCAG ATTCATTGTGTACAGCTACAAATATAACCATGCGGATGGGCGTGTCTCATACCCACTCTGCTTCATCTTCTCAAGTCCAGTAG GGTGCAAACCTGAACAACAGATGATGTACGCGGGCAGCAAAAACCGTCTGGTTCAAACTGCAGAGCTGACCAAG GTGTTTGAGACTCGAAATGCAGATGACCTGACAGAAGAGTGGCTGAAAAACAAACTGGCATTCTTTCGTTGA
- the si:dkey-260j18.2 gene encoding kelch-like protein 17 isoform X2 yields the protein MERVLLAAVSPYFRAMFTSPLVESRLTEIRLEEVTPAVMDTVIQFIYTGEAGLSLDTAEDLFVAASRLQVMPLQDLCSRFLFEHLSVENCLGMYSLARSHHDQLLLRASLRLVAQHFPRVARQRDFLLLDPGTLGSLLESDRLGVESETEVYDAARRWAEHQPAERYTHMPALLRHLRPGLLAPEESRRLNQELGPRASVEAMGGPLRPREGMYEKKIVCVDLKPREDDGLREEDFTVDCFDPRTGKWEKLAALGSLLCPGCTAIGGRLFVAGGILRRGQVSADVHEYDVVADRWLSRPPMAQPRAMLGLLGCGNSLFALGGCNRSALLDSCETLDMGTMCWSPGPQLPLPLRSFACAALRGRLYLLGGATLEQNRAVVHSGVLIYHTATALWTRVALDSGATCLAGGVAVRGGVCAVGGYMRDAAKFLDGNYTQLEPLDATGRVLFFREGRGSGAEREVTPSLDRGGGSDRAPSPVVFPGLPRRIAAGGVARWKRRIYVLGGENGSRFYDSVYCWKPGWRSWVQRREKLPGDTGGVSQFGCTTLKFPKKHILARLRSVQENKVTDHKGEERVRGRRRRRNQET from the exons ATGGAAAG GGTTCTTCTAGCTGCAGTGAGCCCCTATTTCCGAGCTATGTTCACAAGCCCCCTGGTGGAGTCTCGCCTTACAGAAATCCGACTGGAGGAAGTAACACCAGCAGTTATGGACACGGTCATCCAGTTTATCTACACCGGGGAGGCTGGGCTTAGCCTGGACACAGCAGAGGACCTCTTTGTAGCAGCCAGCCGCCTTCAAGTCATGCCCCTGCAGGACCTGTGTTCAAG GTTTCTGTTTGAGCACCTGTCTGTAGAGAACTGTCTGGGGATGTACTCTCTGGCCCGCTCACACCACGACCAGCTGCTCCTGCGAGCCTCCCTGCGGTTGGTGGCCCAGCACTTCCCGCGCGTGGCGCGCCAGAGGGACTTCCTCCTGCTGGACCCCGGCACCCTGGGCAGCCTGCTGGAGTCGGACCGGCTGGGTGTGGAGTCGGAGACAGAGGTGTATGACGCGGCACGCCGCTGGGCCGAGCACCAGCCAGCCGAGCGCTACACCCACATGCCGGCGCTGCTGCGGCACCTGCGGCCGGGCCTGCTGGCCCCGGAGGAGAGCCGACGGCTGAACCAGGAACTGGGCCCGCGCGCTAGCGTGGAGGCCATGGGCGGGCCACTGCGGCCCCGCGAGGGCATGTACGAGaagaagattgtgtgtgtggacctgaAGCCGCGCGAGGACGACGGGCTGCGTGAGGAGGACTTCACAGTGGACTGCTTCGACCCACGCACGGGCAAGTGGGAGAAGCTGGCGGCGCTTGGCTCGCTGCTGTGCCCTGGCTGCACGGCCATCGGCGGGCGTCTGTTTGTTGCCGGCGGCATCCTGCGGCGCGGCCAGGTGTCGGCTGACGTGCACGAGTACGACGTGGTGGCCGACCGCTGGCTATCGCGCCCGCCCATGGCCCAGCCGCGGGCCATGCTAGGCCTACTGGGCTGCGGCAACTCTTTGTTCGCGCTGGGCGGCTGCAACCGCTCGGCGCTGCTGGACTCGTGCGAGACGCTGGACATGGGCACCATGTGCTGGTCGCCGGGGCCGCAACTGCCCCTGCCGCTGCGCTCGTTTGCCTGCGCGGCGCTCCGCGGGCGCCTCTACCTGCTAGGCGGAGCCACACTGGAGCAGAACCGCGCTGTGGTGCACTCGGGCGTGCTCATCTACCACACGGCCACAGCGCTCTGGACCCGCGTGGCTCTCGACTCTGGCGCCACCTGCCTGGCGGGAGGTGTGGCAGTGCGGGGCGGCGTGTGCGCTGTCGGGGGCTACATGCGTGACGCCGCAAAGTTCTTGGATGGCAACTACACGCAACTGGAGCCGCTGGACGCCACAGGGCGGGTGCTGTTCTTCCGAGAGGGACGCGGCTCCGGGGCTGAGCGAGAGGTGACCCCAAGCTTGGACCGTGGCGGGGGCAGCGACCGGGCACCAAGCCCCGTGGTCTTCCCCGGGCTGCCGCGGAGAATCGCGGCGGGAGGCGTGGCGCGGTGGAAGCGGCGCATCTATGTGCTTGGCGGTGAGAATGGCTCACGCTTCTACGACAGTGTGTACTGCTGGAAGCCAGGCTGGCGCAGCTGGGTACAGAGACGCGAGAAGCTCCCGGGGGACACAGGCGGCGTCAGCCAGTTCGGCTGCACCACCCTGAAGTTCCCGAAGAAACACATCCTGGCCAGGCTGAGGTCCGTTCAGGAGAACAAGGTGACTGACCacaagggggaggagagagtaaGGGGCCGGAGGAGGAGGCGCAATCAAGAAACGTAG
- the si:dkey-260j18.2 gene encoding kelch-like protein 17 isoform X1 → MNSVKGGTVTWRPQPWQDADSGGGEPLSDSDSEEEDFPDDSTTPLGDYITHGLKQLLDAQQLCDVTLLVEGKRFMCHRVLLAAVSPYFRAMFTSPLVESRLTEIRLEEVTPAVMDTVIQFIYTGEAGLSLDTAEDLFVAASRLQVMPLQDLCSRFLFEHLSVENCLGMYSLARSHHDQLLLRASLRLVAQHFPRVARQRDFLLLDPGTLGSLLESDRLGVESETEVYDAARRWAEHQPAERYTHMPALLRHLRPGLLAPEESRRLNQELGPRASVEAMGGPLRPREGMYEKKIVCVDLKPREDDGLREEDFTVDCFDPRTGKWEKLAALGSLLCPGCTAIGGRLFVAGGILRRGQVSADVHEYDVVADRWLSRPPMAQPRAMLGLLGCGNSLFALGGCNRSALLDSCETLDMGTMCWSPGPQLPLPLRSFACAALRGRLYLLGGATLEQNRAVVHSGVLIYHTATALWTRVALDSGATCLAGGVAVRGGVCAVGGYMRDAAKFLDGNYTQLEPLDATGRVLFFREGRGSGAEREVTPSLDRGGGSDRAPSPVVFPGLPRRIAAGGVARWKRRIYVLGGENGSRFYDSVYCWKPGWRSWVQRREKLPGDTGGVSQFGCTTLKFPKKHILARLRSVQENKVTDHKGEERVRGRRRRRNQET, encoded by the exons ATGAACTCTGTTAAGGGTGGCACAGTTACCTGGCGGCCACAGCCGTGGCAGGATGCTGACAGTGGCGGAGGGGAGCCTCTCTCTGACAGCGACTCAGAAGAGGAGGATTTTCCTGATGACAGCACTACGCCACTTGGAGACTATATCACACATG GCCTAAAGCAATTACTTGATGCCCAGCAGCTCTGTGATGTCACTCTCCTTGTGGAAGGGAAGAGATTTATGTGTCACAG GGTTCTTCTAGCTGCAGTGAGCCCCTATTTCCGAGCTATGTTCACAAGCCCCCTGGTGGAGTCTCGCCTTACAGAAATCCGACTGGAGGAAGTAACACCAGCAGTTATGGACACGGTCATCCAGTTTATCTACACCGGGGAGGCTGGGCTTAGCCTGGACACAGCAGAGGACCTCTTTGTAGCAGCCAGCCGCCTTCAAGTCATGCCCCTGCAGGACCTGTGTTCAAG GTTTCTGTTTGAGCACCTGTCTGTAGAGAACTGTCTGGGGATGTACTCTCTGGCCCGCTCACACCACGACCAGCTGCTCCTGCGAGCCTCCCTGCGGTTGGTGGCCCAGCACTTCCCGCGCGTGGCGCGCCAGAGGGACTTCCTCCTGCTGGACCCCGGCACCCTGGGCAGCCTGCTGGAGTCGGACCGGCTGGGTGTGGAGTCGGAGACAGAGGTGTATGACGCGGCACGCCGCTGGGCCGAGCACCAGCCAGCCGAGCGCTACACCCACATGCCGGCGCTGCTGCGGCACCTGCGGCCGGGCCTGCTGGCCCCGGAGGAGAGCCGACGGCTGAACCAGGAACTGGGCCCGCGCGCTAGCGTGGAGGCCATGGGCGGGCCACTGCGGCCCCGCGAGGGCATGTACGAGaagaagattgtgtgtgtggacctgaAGCCGCGCGAGGACGACGGGCTGCGTGAGGAGGACTTCACAGTGGACTGCTTCGACCCACGCACGGGCAAGTGGGAGAAGCTGGCGGCGCTTGGCTCGCTGCTGTGCCCTGGCTGCACGGCCATCGGCGGGCGTCTGTTTGTTGCCGGCGGCATCCTGCGGCGCGGCCAGGTGTCGGCTGACGTGCACGAGTACGACGTGGTGGCCGACCGCTGGCTATCGCGCCCGCCCATGGCCCAGCCGCGGGCCATGCTAGGCCTACTGGGCTGCGGCAACTCTTTGTTCGCGCTGGGCGGCTGCAACCGCTCGGCGCTGCTGGACTCGTGCGAGACGCTGGACATGGGCACCATGTGCTGGTCGCCGGGGCCGCAACTGCCCCTGCCGCTGCGCTCGTTTGCCTGCGCGGCGCTCCGCGGGCGCCTCTACCTGCTAGGCGGAGCCACACTGGAGCAGAACCGCGCTGTGGTGCACTCGGGCGTGCTCATCTACCACACGGCCACAGCGCTCTGGACCCGCGTGGCTCTCGACTCTGGCGCCACCTGCCTGGCGGGAGGTGTGGCAGTGCGGGGCGGCGTGTGCGCTGTCGGGGGCTACATGCGTGACGCCGCAAAGTTCTTGGATGGCAACTACACGCAACTGGAGCCGCTGGACGCCACAGGGCGGGTGCTGTTCTTCCGAGAGGGACGCGGCTCCGGGGCTGAGCGAGAGGTGACCCCAAGCTTGGACCGTGGCGGGGGCAGCGACCGGGCACCAAGCCCCGTGGTCTTCCCCGGGCTGCCGCGGAGAATCGCGGCGGGAGGCGTGGCGCGGTGGAAGCGGCGCATCTATGTGCTTGGCGGTGAGAATGGCTCACGCTTCTACGACAGTGTGTACTGCTGGAAGCCAGGCTGGCGCAGCTGGGTACAGAGACGCGAGAAGCTCCCGGGGGACACAGGCGGCGTCAGCCAGTTCGGCTGCACCACCCTGAAGTTCCCGAAGAAACACATCCTGGCCAGGCTGAGGTCCGTTCAGGAGAACAAGGTGACTGACCacaagggggaggagagagtaaGGGGCCGGAGGAGGAGGCGCAATCAAGAAACGTAG